From a region of the Methylomonas rapida genome:
- a CDS encoding DegT/DnrJ/EryC1/StrS family aminotransferase encodes MIPMVNLKAQYAEIQDEIISGFAETLDNCAFILGPNVQAFEKEAAEYLGVKHAIGCASGTDALHLALLAAGIGQGDEVITTAFTFIATAEAIKYVGATPVFVDIDPGTFNITPANILKAITPKTKAVMPVHLFGQPVDLPAIKAICEKHDLKLIEDCAQSFGATVDNQQTGSFGDAAGFSFFPSKNLGCFGDGGLVTTNSDEIAAKIKQFRNHGSDVRYYHDVIGYNSRLDELQAVVLRAKLKRIDQYNAARRHAARLYSKLLEDLPLTTPYEDRVGVHVYHQYTLLCDRRDEVMKALQDQQIASAVYYPVPLHRQNVFKDECAELSLPITESVAARCFSLPICANLSDETVQHIAGVIRKALTA; translated from the coding sequence ATGATCCCCATGGTCAATCTGAAGGCGCAATACGCTGAAATTCAAGACGAAATCATTAGCGGCTTTGCCGAAACCTTAGACAATTGCGCCTTCATCCTGGGGCCGAATGTACAGGCGTTCGAAAAGGAAGCGGCAGAGTATTTGGGCGTCAAACATGCGATTGGCTGCGCCTCTGGTACCGACGCCTTGCATCTGGCCTTGTTGGCGGCAGGCATAGGACAAGGCGATGAAGTCATCACGACGGCATTCACCTTCATCGCCACCGCGGAAGCCATCAAATATGTCGGGGCGACGCCGGTTTTTGTCGACATTGATCCTGGTACGTTCAATATCACGCCGGCAAACATCCTGAAAGCCATCACACCGAAAACCAAGGCGGTGATGCCGGTACATTTGTTTGGCCAACCCGTCGATTTGCCGGCCATCAAGGCGATCTGTGAAAAGCATGATTTGAAACTGATCGAAGATTGCGCGCAATCGTTTGGCGCGACTGTAGACAATCAGCAAACGGGCAGTTTCGGTGACGCGGCCGGCTTTAGCTTTTTCCCCAGTAAAAATTTGGGTTGTTTTGGCGATGGCGGTCTGGTGACCACCAACAGCGATGAAATCGCGGCCAAGATCAAGCAATTTCGCAATCATGGCTCCGATGTGCGTTATTACCATGACGTCATCGGCTACAACAGCCGGCTGGATGAATTGCAAGCCGTGGTGCTACGCGCGAAATTGAAGCGCATCGATCAATACAACGCGGCCCGGCGCCATGCCGCGCGTCTTTATTCGAAATTGCTGGAGGATTTGCCGTTGACGACGCCTTATGAAGACCGTGTCGGTGTGCATGTCTATCACCAGTACACCTTGTTGTGTGACCGCCGCGACGAGGTCATGAAAGCCTTGCAAGATCAGCAAATCGCTTCCGCAGTTTATTATCCGGTGCCGCTGCATCGGCAAAATGTGTTCAAAGACGAATGTGCGGAGTTATCCTTGCCCATCACCGAATCGGTCGCGGCGCGTTGTTTCTCCTTGCCCATTTGTGCGAACTTGAGCGATGAGACCGTGCAGCACATAGCCGGTGTGATTCGCAAGGCTTTGACGGCTTAA
- a CDS encoding Gfo/Idh/MocA family protein produces MSKLKCAVIGAGYLGKFHAEKYASLKECELVAVVDVNPEAAEQVAKKHGAQAMTDYQSLLGQIDAVSIVVPTSLHHTVSRDFLSAGTHVLVEKPITVTVEEADDLIAIAREKNVILQVGHLERFNPAVRGLDNMAEKPLFIESHRLSPFNPRANDVSVVLDLMIHDIDIILALVDSEVEKIDASGTAVLTQGTDIANARITFKNGCVANVTASRISMKMERKMRMFRPCSYISVDFQNRVLIKHKTGEKEMFPGIPEIVTEESVFESGDALLEEIKHFVNCIRTGENPLVPGEAGRKALATAIEITRFLKHG; encoded by the coding sequence ATGAGTAAACTGAAATGTGCCGTTATCGGTGCAGGCTATTTGGGGAAATTTCATGCGGAGAAATATGCGTCGTTAAAAGAATGTGAGTTGGTGGCCGTGGTCGATGTCAATCCTGAGGCTGCTGAACAGGTCGCAAAAAAGCATGGCGCGCAGGCCATGACCGATTATCAGTCTTTATTGGGACAGATCGATGCCGTCAGCATCGTGGTGCCCACCAGTCTGCATCACACGGTATCGCGAGACTTCCTGAGCGCCGGGACTCACGTTCTGGTCGAAAAGCCCATTACCGTTACCGTCGAAGAAGCCGACGATCTGATAGCGATTGCCAGGGAAAAGAACGTCATTTTGCAAGTAGGGCATCTGGAGCGCTTCAATCCAGCGGTACGTGGTCTGGACAATATGGCCGAAAAGCCGCTGTTCATCGAGTCTCACCGTTTGTCGCCATTCAATCCGCGGGCCAACGATGTCAGCGTGGTATTGGATTTGATGATACACGACATCGACATCATTCTGGCTCTGGTCGATTCGGAAGTGGAAAAGATCGACGCCAGCGGCACGGCGGTACTGACGCAAGGTACGGACATCGCCAATGCCCGGATCACCTTCAAGAACGGTTGCGTCGCCAACGTCACGGCCAGTCGCATCAGCATGAAAATGGAACGCAAGATGCGCATGTTCCGGCCGTGTTCTTACATTTCGGTCGATTTTCAAAACCGTGTGCTGATCAAGCACAAGACCGGCGAGAAGGAGATGTTCCCCGGCATACCCGAAATCGTCACCGAGGAATCCGTTTTCGAAAGCGGCGATGCCTTGCTGGAAGAAATCAAACATTTTGTCAATTGCATCAGAACCGGCGAGAATCCGCTGGTGCCGGGCGAAGCAGGGCGCAAGGCATTGGCCACCGCCATCGAAATTACCCGATTTTTAAAACACGGATAA